The Rhodothermales bacterium genomic interval GCATGTCCCACCATTCGCTCTACGTCGGACGCGACGGAAACATCTGTCCTCACATACGTCGCCTCGCCGCCTGTGTTGGCTATCGCCGCAGCCAGCTCCGCCAGCTGGTCCTCTCGGCGAGCCGCCAACACGACTTTGGCGCCCTTTGTTGAAAACGCCTTTGCCGTGGCCGCTCCGATTCCGCTACTCGCCCCAGTGATCAGGGCGACCCTTCCATGCATTCCTGACATCTAAGACCTCCCAAGAGATGAATACGATCCGGCACCGCACAATCGGTTTTTGCATTTGCGGCGCCGGGCGCGCGGAGCAGTGATTAAGAATTTATTGTAGTGAAGCTTCGCCTCGGTCGCAAGATTGTGCCCGGCGTCGGGTATATGCGGGGTTCAGGACGCTCTCGTTCACCGACGCGCCTTCCGTTGAGGACGAGCCTTCGTCACCAGTGACCATCCGGTCGGGAGCTTGCGGGACGAGCACTACCCCTCAGTCCTTTTTCCGAAGCCAAACTCCTGCGATGGCGGCGACCATAAGGCTGGTCGCTATTGTACCTACTACACCATCGACCGCCGACCTGACCGGTGACGTGTTAGCTGTTGCAGCAACAAGGTCGGTTACCTCGGCCTCGGACATTCCCATATTGACGTACATCTCTCGATACCCGGCAGCCATCTCAGTGAAGTAGTCCGGGAATACCACCGATGTCACGAGCCACGATGCGAAGAAGATGATCACGGAGCCGACGAGCCCAACGACCAGCCCGTTTTTGACCTGACTCAACCAGCCATGCGTCGAAGCCCGCTCATGCAAGCACAAAACCACTGCCACGCCGTTGATCAGAATGGCTATGGCCAGGAAGACGAACGACATCTCGAACGTGCGGTGCCACCCAACCAGGCCGAAAACAAAGATCAGCACGGCGACCGCACCTCCGAGGATCACGCCCCAACGAATTGGTCCTTTCATAATCCTAGATGGGTTGTCTTGGATGAAAGCGGGAAACGGTAGCCCTTGCAGAAGATATCGTGAGCCAAGTCGTGACCTGCTCATAAACAAAACCCCCATCCCATTGCTTCGCAACGAGACGGGG includes:
- a CDS encoding DUF4199 domain-containing protein, with translation MKGPIRWGVILGGAVAVLIFVFGLVGWHRTFEMSFVFLAIAILINGVAVVLCLHERASTHGWLSQVKNGLVVGLVGSVIIFFASWLVTSVVFPDYFTEMAAGYREMYVNMGMSEAEVTDLVAATANTSPVRSAVDGVVGTIATSLMVAAIAGVWLRKKD